GTGGCGGAAAGTCTACCGTGGAAAACCTATGAAGAGGTGCTGAAGAAAAGGGTTACGGCCATCGCAGAAGCCGGATCAGGGCTTGTGGCGGCGCGGGCTAGCTTCGATCCCGCCAGGGTATCCGGGGATCGTGGCTTATCGCCCAATTTCAAAGACGCCACGGATCTTTGGAATAAGCTCAAAGCCGGAGCCTGCTGGGTGGATACGGCGCCGGCACCTCAAAGCTTTTCCACACCTTCACAACGTTATGAATTGGCCTGTCAGGGACTCATGGCCAGTGTGTCCGCTACGGCGGCCGACGATCTCTTCATGCCGCGGTTTCATCCTCTAAAACCTTCAGGCGATGAGAGCGAGTACCCGCTGCTGATGACCGCGTACACTTCCTTGATGGTTTCCGAAGGCTATGTTCCCAACGCGCCGTTTATGAACAAGCTGCTTCCGGATGATCTCCTGCTCGCTCAAGACGTGTTCGTGGATATTCACCCGGAAACGGCCCGCAAGCTGGGACTCGCCGACAAGGCGGCAGCTGTCCTGAAAACCCCTCGAGGGCAAGCCTCGGTGCGGGTTCGAATCACCACCAGTGTTCGGCCTGGGGTTGTGGCGGTGCCTCAGGGTTTCGGTCACACTGCCTATGATGCCTATGTGCAAAAGAAAGGTTTCAATGCCAACAGCCTGATCGAGGTCCAACTGGACCCTGTGACAGGGCTCGGCACCATTTGGGCGACTCGAGCCCAACTGCGGCGGGCTTAGGGAATTCAACGCATCGGCCGCGGGAACGTCTTGGCGGCCTATGGTTGTCAGCCTAACAAAGGATGTCACCCATGAGTGGAAGCGCACATTCGGAGCATGCGGAAAGCAAGGTCCGTTACGGCATGGTCATCGATTTGGACAAGTGCACGGGTTGTGGCGCCTGTTCGGTGGCATGCCAGCAGGAAAACAATGTTTCTTTTCGGCCCGATGAAAGCGACAAGCTGCGCACCTTGTCCTGGATGACCTTGTATCGGTTGGAAAACGGGGCGGATTACCCCGACTATCGCGCGGCCATGCTGCCTCGGCCCTGTATGCACTGTGACTCACCCCACCATTCTCCGTGCACCTTTGTGTGCCCGGTGAACGCCACCATTCGTGATGAACACACGGGCATTGTGGACCATGTGGCCGTGCGCTGTATCGGCTGTCGTTATTGCATGGTGGCCTGCCCTTACCATGCCCGTTCTTTTAATTGGTGGGATCCTACATGGCCCAAATCCATGGAAGCCATGCTCACACCTGAAGTGAGCCCGCGCATGCGCGGTGTGGTGGAAAAGTGTACCTTCTGCCACCACCGCCTCAATCTGGCTCGAGACCGAGCTCGACTCAACGGAGAAGACCCCGACACGGTCCTCTACACACCGGCATGTGTGGAGGCGTGCCCCGCTCGTGCCATCACCTTTGGCAATCTCAAGGATCCCAACAGTGAGGTGGCCAAACTGGCTAAGGATTCTCGAGCCTTTCGTATTTTGGAAAAACTCCACACGGAACCCAAGGTTTATTACCTGAGTTCCGCGCAGTGGATACGGCGTCAGTCGGACAATGGTCTGTGATGTCCTGAGTCCCCTTAGACTTTTTTCAGGAGTCCGTCATGGATAAGGCATTGATTCCGGAAGGTGTGAAGCGTTGCCCTCTACCGGTCTTTGGCCTGTGGATGCTCTTTTTGTCGGCCGTCATCGCCTGGGGCATCTACGCCGGTTACACCGTGCTCTTCAAGGGTTTAAACGTCACCGGTCTCAACAACTACTTCGGGTTTGGGCTCTACATTACGGTCGACCTCGGCATCATCGCCCTAGGTGCGGGAGCCTTCTTTTCGGGTTTTATGTATTACGGGCTGTCTCGATTCTTTCCTCGGCTCAAGGAGCTCCATAAGATCATCAATTTGGCGGTCATCGTAGGCTTTTGTTGTTACACAGGCGCCTTGTTGGTGCTTTTGTTGGAAATCGGGCAGCCGTTGCGAGGTTGGTTCGGGTATTGGCATGCCAATGTGCATTCCATGCTTACAGAAGTCATCTTCTGCATTTCTTGTTACGCCATTGTGCTTGTCATCGAATTTGTGCCCATCATTTTGGAAAACCGCAAGCTGGACGCTATCAAGCCCCTTCACATTTTCGGACATAACCTGCATGAAATCATGGCCGTCTTCGCCATGACGGGCACCTTTTTGAGCTTTTTCCATCAAGGATCTCTAGGTGGTGTGCCCGGTGTGATGTTCGGTCGGCCTTTTGCGTACCGCACCGGCTTTTTTATCTGGCCTTGGACCTTCTTTCTGTTCACTCTCTCGGCCATGGCGTGCGGACCTGCTTTTACGGCCATCATTTGCCGTATCATAGAAAAGGTGAGCCGTAAGACACTGGTAGATCGCAGTGTCTATGAACTTATCGCCAAGATCACAGGGAGTCTGCTTTTGATCTACCTCATCTTCAAGAGCCTGGACACGCTGTATTGGGCTCTGGATACGGCCCCTGGTTTCGGCTTGAAGCTCAGCGACTTCTACCGAGCTCCCTATGGCATGTGGCTCCTTTTTGCGGAACTTGGGGTGTGTGGTGTCCTACCCATCATCCTATTGCTCACGCCTCAGACTCGAAATTCCAACGGGCTGCTCTTTCTAGGCTTTTTCCTCAACTGTGCAGGCATTGTCATCAACCGTTTTGCCATGACCGTGGAAGCCTTAGCCATTCCCGTGATGCCTTTTGATCAGTGGGCCGTCTATATTCCCACGTGGGCCGAATGGGCTCCGTGCATCGCCATGCTGGCCTACGGGGCTGTGATCGTGTCCTTGTCGTATCGGTACCTGCCCATTTTCCCAAGAGAAAAGGAGTTAAACCCCTAGAATTCAAAGCCGATCTAAGAGGCTATCGCCGAACAGGACGGGTGGATGTGGAGGACTGCCGCGTGTAGGTAACTCCGACAGCATGAAACGGAAAGGACACCAAGCAGGGAGCGGACGGCGTTGGCAAGCCTCGCTCCCTGATGCTTTTTTGGTCGGGCCTTTGGGTTTGACACAGCTTGCCCCGAATGTTACCTTTCGGCGTTCGAAATGACTCTATGAAGGCTGAGGCGATTGTCTTCCATGCGTACTGAGAAACCCCGGCTTCTGGATTTCTTTGAAAGCCATCATCATCTGAAGTTGGTTCTTTCCTTGACGGTGCTGTTCTTGCTCATTCTGGAGACCCTCATTTACCTAACCGCAGCAAGCCAGGCGGGCCAAAGGACACGGTTGATCATCACCAACACGGAAGGGCAAAAAGTTTACGAGACCACGGGAAGCACCCTTTCCAGTTATGAAAAGATGGTGTTTGAAAGCACCTTCGGGCCTCTGGATCGTTACCGCATGCAACTGCACAGTGAGGAACGGCCGTTCCCGTTTCGAGCTTGGCTCTCCGCCGCCGTGGGGATTCCCATCGGGCTTATTTTGATCATCGCTTTTGCCATCAAGGCTTTTTTGAACCTCCTCTATGGAGAGACCGAATCACCCCCTACGGCTGCCAGCCAAACAGGATCCACGGAAGGACGTTTTGGGTCCCTGTTTGACTTTTTCAGGGGAATTTCCGTGTTTCATGTAGGTGTTTTGGTGGTGGTGGGGGTTGTTCTGTTCTGGATGGTTCCCAATTTGCTCGGTGATTTTGGTCGAGTGGCCTGGGCGTTTCTCAAGGAATACAAGATCCTGGTTTTTGGAGGTGCCTTATTCCTGGCCGGTGTCTTGATCTGGATCATCTATCTGCGCTATCAGCTGTCGAAACAGGTTCTTAAAAATCAAGTGGAAATTGAAAGACTTCGGCTTGAATACCATCGCACGGGCGACGACAGACCCATGGAACTGCTGACGGCTTCGCCCTCCGAACCCCGCTCCGACGGATAATGGACTCCGGGAAAGGATCCGCCCATGTTCTTCAGCCGGCTTTTCAAGAAAAAGAAGCAGGAACCCGAGGAAAAAAAGCCTGATATCAACCAGGGCATTTTCTATCTCTATCTGATCATCGGCTTGCAGGTCCTCTTTGTTTTCGGCCTCATGGCCGTCATTATCACTTTAGGCAAAGTCTTGGCGACTCCACTCTGGGTCTTTCTTTTCAGCCTGGCTGTAGGAGCCACAGCCTGTTACTACATCTACAAAAAGGCTCAGCGCCAATTCCGTAAGATGCGTGAAGCCTTGAAACATGTGGATCTGTCGGATCGAAACTACGAGATCAGTTTCATGGGCGGCATGCTGACCATGAGAGTGGAACACAACCCACGTAAACTTCTGGAAGACCATTCCAGCGCTGTGGTGGACACGGAAACGCTGGATGCCGCCGCGGCCGCAATTCCTCCTAAGATCGCCGGCTTATCCCGTTAATGGACGGCCGAGAGGCCTTTCCCGAACCTGTGATTCATCCCCGAAAGGCTTCTCGCCACCCGTGCATGACTGATCGAAAGCTGTCCAAGCCTGTGCAAGAATGCGCCTTTTGCCCGAAGAGGATCGATTTCCGAGCCGCTCTTTATCCGGGCGAAACCTCCACGTTCCCAGAAAAAACGCCGACCTCAGTCAAGGAGGACCATGGTGCGCCAGCATCCCTTGTCACGGCACGTCTGGATCCAGGCGTGTCAGGTTCATGGCCGGCAAGGTGGGTTCTTTCCAACGGGTAAGCACCGTATCCTTTCGCCAACGCAGATCGTCCTTTTGAGGATGATCGACATTGTAATGCAGACCGCGGCTCTCCTTGCGCGTGATGGCACAACGAACGATGAGTTCCGCCACCAGGGCTAAGTTTTGCAGTTCCACGAGGTCGGGGTGCAGAGGAATATGAGGGAGATGTTCTTTGATTTCCATGCGCACCTGCGCGATATGAAGACCCGCCAGATGCAGCCTCTTATCGGTACGCACAATGCCTACGTAATTCCACATGAGTCGGCGGATCACATCCCAGTTGTGTGAAATGAGAATCATTTCGCTTTGGGATCCGTCTCCGGCAGAGGTTTCGATGGTCACTTCAGGCACATGAGGGTAAGATCTTTTTTGCCAACGAGGCAGGTTTTCACTGCAGTGAACAGCGGCACGGTGCGAAAACACGGCCGCTTCCAGCAGGGAATTGCTGGCAAGGCGGTTGGCGCCGTGCAAGCCCGTGCAGGCGCATTCTCCGATGGCGTAAAGATTTTCAATGGATGTTCGGCCCCAAATATCCGTGACGATGCCTCCGCACATGTAGTGCGCCGCCGGAACCACGGGAATGGGATCCTTGGTGATATCGATGCCTAAGCTGAGGCATTTCTTGTAAATGTTGGGAAACCTCTGTTTCAGAAAGTCGGCGTCCCGATGCGTGATGTCCAGATACACGCAATCGTCTCCGGTCCTTTTCATTTCCGTATCGATGGCTCGAGCCACCACATCTCGAAAAGCCAAATCTTTAAGCGGATGATACTTTTCCATGAAGGCTCGGCCGCGTTTATCGATGAGGCGCCCGCCTTCACCGCGCACGGCTTCCGAGATAAGAAAATTTTTCGCATGGGGATGATACAGGCATGTGGGATGAAATTGGACGAATTCCAGGTTCGCCAGAGCCGCTCCGGCCCGATACGCCATGGCCAAACCATCTCCCGTGGCCACATCGGGATTGCTCGTGTAGAGGTACACCTTCCCCGCCCCCCCCGTGCACAGCAAGGTGGCATGGGCCGTAAATATATGAATCTCGCCGCTCATGGCATCCAGAACGAAAGCCCCCCAACAACACTGCTTCTGCTGCACCGTGACGGATCCCGCTCGAATGGCTTGATGATCGATGATTAGATCCAGGGCCAGATGATTTTCAAAGATGGACACATTGGGGTGCGACTCCACCGCCTCCACCAGAACCCGTTCAATGGCCTGCCCGGTCATGTCTTCGGCATGAACGATTCGGTTTCGGCTGTGTCCCCCTTCCCTTCCCAAGTCAAAGAGGCCGTTGGGGCTTTGACCACGTGTAAAAGGCACACCCATGGAGGCCAGTTCCTGAATACGTTCCGGAGCCGACCGCACCACCAGTTCCACCACCTCGGGCTTGCTCAAACCGTCTCCGGACTTCAACGTATCTTCGATGTGCAACTGAAAGGAATCATCAGGACCTAGAGCGGAAGCGATGCCTCCCTGAGCGTAATTGGTGCTGGTCTCCAGCTTGTCTTTCTTGGTGACGATGGCCACCGTGGCCTTTTGAGCCACCTTCAGAGCGAAAGTCAGACCCGCAATCCCGCTTCCGATGACAAGAAAATCGAAACGATGTTCCATGAACCCGTCCTTTCCTGAAAGCCTCAGATCTGATGCGACCTTTCCAAGGCGCTTCCATAAAGGTGCGCTTTTGTCTGGCAACCCTGCTTGACAGAGGCGACTCTAGTGCATTAGGAATGATGTGTAAAGTATTGGAAGATCAAAAACTTTTAAATGATCGAGTCCCCCATGCAGACCTTTGCGCCGAATATCGTGGACACGAAGAAGCTTACGACCCGTGAGGCCTTGTTTCCCGCAGGGCTGCCTTCCGCCGTGGTTTTTGATTGTGATGGAGTGCTTTTTGACTCTCGAGAAGCAAACATCCGGTTTTACAACTTCGTCATGGAACGGTTTGGGC
The DNA window shown above is from Desulfosoma sp. and carries:
- the qrcC gene encoding menaquinone reductase iron-sulfur cluster-binding subunit QrcC; translation: MSGSAHSEHAESKVRYGMVIDLDKCTGCGACSVACQQENNVSFRPDESDKLRTLSWMTLYRLENGADYPDYRAAMLPRPCMHCDSPHHSPCTFVCPVNATIRDEHTGIVDHVAVRCIGCRYCMVACPYHARSFNWWDPTWPKSMEAMLTPEVSPRMRGVVEKCTFCHHRLNLARDRARLNGEDPDTVLYTPACVEACPARAITFGNLKDPNSEVAKLAKDSRAFRILEKLHTEPKVYYLSSAQWIRRQSDNGL
- the qrcD gene encoding menaquinone reductase integral membrane subunit QrcD; this translates as MDKALIPEGVKRCPLPVFGLWMLFLSAVIAWGIYAGYTVLFKGLNVTGLNNYFGFGLYITVDLGIIALGAGAFFSGFMYYGLSRFFPRLKELHKIINLAVIVGFCCYTGALLVLLLEIGQPLRGWFGYWHANVHSMLTEVIFCISCYAIVLVIEFVPIILENRKLDAIKPLHIFGHNLHEIMAVFAMTGTFLSFFHQGSLGGVPGVMFGRPFAYRTGFFIWPWTFFLFTLSAMACGPAFTAIICRIIEKVSRKTLVDRSVYELIAKITGSLLLIYLIFKSLDTLYWALDTAPGFGLKLSDFYRAPYGMWLLFAELGVCGVLPIILLLTPQTRNSNGLLFLGFFLNCAGIVINRFAMTVEALAIPVMPFDQWAVYIPTWAEWAPCIAMLAYGAVIVSLSYRYLPIFPREKELNP
- the nadB gene encoding L-aspartate oxidase, with protein sequence MEHRFDFLVIGSGIAGLTFALKVAQKATVAIVTKKDKLETSTNYAQGGIASALGPDDSFQLHIEDTLKSGDGLSKPEVVELVVRSAPERIQELASMGVPFTRGQSPNGLFDLGREGGHSRNRIVHAEDMTGQAIERVLVEAVESHPNVSIFENHLALDLIIDHQAIRAGSVTVQQKQCCWGAFVLDAMSGEIHIFTAHATLLCTGGAGKVYLYTSNPDVATGDGLAMAYRAGAALANLEFVQFHPTCLYHPHAKNFLISEAVRGEGGRLIDKRGRAFMEKYHPLKDLAFRDVVARAIDTEMKRTGDDCVYLDITHRDADFLKQRFPNIYKKCLSLGIDITKDPIPVVPAAHYMCGGIVTDIWGRTSIENLYAIGECACTGLHGANRLASNSLLEAAVFSHRAAVHCSENLPRWQKRSYPHVPEVTIETSAGDGSQSEMILISHNWDVIRRLMWNYVGIVRTDKRLHLAGLHIAQVRMEIKEHLPHIPLHPDLVELQNLALVAELIVRCAITRKESRGLHYNVDHPQKDDLRWRKDTVLTRWKEPTLPAMNLTRLDPDVP